In Mytilus edulis chromosome 8, xbMytEdul2.2, whole genome shotgun sequence, the genomic window ATTTATCTATGTGTACAATGTTTTCTAGCATTCAGAGTGTTGATTTTCAAATGACGCAATAAAACAACTGACAACAATACAAATTTACTATAAATGAACGCCTTATCtatatatgtggtataatttTACCCGCTGTCAAGAGAAAACCATCTTACCAGATTAAAATTCAGAAAGAACACcttcaattcaaatttctttattctttttcgCTACAACATATTTTATCAAGACATCAAATTATTTTAACGATTCAAtccataaaatattttattgagtCAATACGGGTTAAGATGTTATATCTGTGAGTTCTGTCACGTCTGATCATCTCTGCAGCTTTCTCCCCAATCATCATGGCTGGTGCGTTTGTATGACCTGAAGGAAGATATCTCATTACGGATGCATCTGCCACTCTTAGGTTCTTGATACCAATAACCCTGTTAGACAAGAGTATGATGATTTGTaaaattaaggaatgactgtctatgaagaaataaaatcgaAACTGTTGTGCATTGAaagtgtttacatttttttaaggttatttcgaatagacaggaAAAAATGTTACAGTCAGTCCTGATGATTTAATCCTAAATTCCATGTTTAAGGAATAAATCATGAAACAAACGTTGGTGACGTCACGGTCACACGTTATGTATGTGAGTTGATAGACAAAAAACGTTCAGCCAACCAGAAAACGTGTTACATCCACAATTAAATTATTCACAAATGCATCTACAACATATCTaaagaaaaatatctgaaaaaaactTTGGTGACGCCACGGTCACACGTTATGTATGTGAGTTGATAGACAAAAAACGTTCAGCCAACCAGAAAACGTGTTACATTCACAATTAAATTATTCACAAATGCATCTACAACATATATAAAGCAGTGATTTATTCGTTACATCAACGATATGTGCATAACTGAATTCACAATAAATGAAGTATATGAACCAGAAAGTAGTATATGAACAATTGTCATGCTCTGGGAATTCCAAAAGAATTAAATATCCAATCCGTTCAAAACTATGTTATCTATACTGATATATAGATAGGTAAATATATGCTGACCATACAGGGACATACATGGAGTTTATGATATTGTATGTGATCTTGTTTTATTAGATTGGCATATTTGACGTAAAATGACCATTTTACACAAAGATTGTTTATAGAGAATTTTATATGTGCAAAGCCTCTAACCAGTTTAAAAGTCAGTATACCTTAACATCTTTGTATATGCCACCTTTTAACAAAATCTTTTGTTTGGTAAAGCATTGGCTTATATATTCATATGCATGACAATATCTTAAATTGAGGCTATTTTCATGCAGTGTTTTAGGTTTTGTTTAAAGCGCAAGCAACTTACAGAAAATACAAAGCATCAATGTACAAAAATCTGGCAGACGAAAATTTTCTGAATATCTCAAGGATAGAATTTCTAATCTTTAGATTAAAAAGTCCAAACAGTGGCGTTGCCATCTTGATTTCCTTTATGATTAATTTGTTGCTAAcaataacaatattttataaatagtaaTATTAAAAAGACAGTCGCAAATATTTTGAGCTATGAAAGCAAAATATGTTGTGAAATTCAATCTCTCATTAAGTATAACAATACCTTAATCTTGAATCTACTACAACCGAAGGGTCATTAACTGACCCCATTCTACATGTGCCTACAAAGTGATATGCCGTTGATAGAAAATGTCGTCCAATACACCTCCAGTAATTATCAGAATCATAGATTTGTTCACTACAATGTCCAGGTACATCATGCCTTACCAAAGTGGCCCCAATAGATTTCCATGCTTCAGTTTGTTCTAACAAACGCATAAATCGAATGCCTGAAATTATATTTTAACGTgtttatctatgatgagtttatttatattcaatacCATAACGTGAGATATACATAATATGAAATTTCCCATTGATAGTAAGTTGTTTTAgtgtttttgttaaatatgttttcTCCAATAAAACAGTATTTGTGATAATTTAATCGTTTTTacagaattttgtaaaaatttactaagaaataagCGTACGCATTTTGATTATTGACAAGTGAAAACTAATTAAAAAGGAATCTGGACTGCTTTCAAAAAAGGAATAATTAAGTAAACAacaacttaattaaaaaaaaacaattcaaagagaGATTCTCACAATTTTTGCAATACTCGTAACTTTCGACAAGTACATTTCGAAAAATACTGTCCGTtctactgtttagtctatttGTGTTAATTTCCATATGACGTGGCTCGATACTTGtgcatcctgtcattgtgttgttgtgctatgatgtattttttttattattgacttTCTTTTTTGCTGGTGTGCTGTGTCTGTATCCCTGTTTGcgtttctttgttgacatatttgtttgtttttatagtgattaagatcataacacaatgtttactgctgtaatcttatttttgacatttttacctattatgtctgtttgtgttgttcacacatcgttgtcaatataatgagattttatgcgactgtcatacaagtgaggggtttagttgtctataaaaccaggtttaatccacaattttctatatAATAAGATACCTTTACtgagtccggaatatgacagttgttatccattcgttcgatgtgttcgatttgccatttgattagggacttctcgttttgaattttcctcagagttcggcattgttattttactttttatatcaagTGGTTATAGCATAGTTGTTATATAATTATTCATACCCCTAACAAAGTCCTCAATGTCCTCTGGGTGAGAAAGATATCGTGGATCTATAAAAGGAGAACTAAACGGTGATTTTCCCGATAGCCACAAATAACCTTTACTTCTTGGTTGTAATAAGATCATGCTCACTATGAAACTATTTGGATCAACAcgttttaaatgttcttttacAATCTGAAATTTAATATAGGTATGAAGTAATTACCGTGTGTCAAAAAAACTACTGTAATGTGTGTTGTGTTATTATTAACTTCCTGCCTTAAATCTTTTAAGCGCAATaacatatttttgataaaattgaatgtTTAGACAAatcatatttaactaaattcaatcagcaaTTAAGAataattgttcagagaacaaatTCAGGTCTTTTCAGAATAATTTACTTAAGATACGAAAATTTTGATAAGCAATAGTTTTTTCAGGCGTAAGACGATAGCTTATATAACATTGAGACCGACAATACaatgtttaaaacaattttgaataaCCAAGGAAGATAATAAGCcacttccggtaaaatcaaaGTCACTAACGGTGTCATACAATAACTTACTTACGCTAATTTCAAAACAATAAGTTTCTATAGGCTTTTTCTAAGTTAATAAGTTCTTACTGCAGTTAACACCCCCCTTCCCCCCGAATCACGTTATGGGTTACGTAATGCTGACTACAAAACTATATTGTTTTGGTCCTTTTAAATGATATCAACAAATTGCTACTTCCTGCTGATCATTTCAAATTGATATCAGTATATCTAACATAGTCTACCACCCTAGTGCAAAAGACCCTATAGCTTTGTcgttaataaatatgaatttaaagcaaagatCAGACTCTGGAACGTCAAATTTACCTTTGATCCTGACGTACATGTTAAGGTCTCTACTATATATGTTtgatatattaaatgaaaatacagCTTATTTTAAACATATGCAGTGAGAAAAACTCCCATTTAATGTCAACACTCATGTTTAAACAAAAGAtatatgttacgacatgtcgaaAGTAACAGTTAAGTGAAAATATGTTATCAATATCTTATCAGAAAAGCgattcggacgcatgaaattgtTAACGtgttgttttacatattttatacaGTATCTGAGGACAAGTGATAATAAGCCAAAGctaaaatcaaaatttgaaagaCGACCTTTGACCTTACCATCATTTTTAGTGGttgaccaaggacctcaaattaaaagacccAAAGTCCTTTCACTTATGTTTTTTTCGGTAACAAATACATATCACTTATAAGAGGGAATAACTCTCATGTGAAGTCTCCGGACTGTTTTggtcaaaattatttttgataCTCTGATTATGTAATGAGCAATATTGTGGCTTTACTTTACGGTTGCGAAATAGAAATAACAAGTAAAACTAGTTCGGGAAGATAACTCGTACAAGAAAAATGTTTGGTTAaacggtgtcagtttcaaaattGAATAATCTGTTTTATATCGTATACCAAATGTAGAATAGACATCTAACGAAACAAAAGCTTCTTGCAAGAAATAAAAGTGGcggaagaaaaataatataatcagaacaaaatcaataggtccgTGGAAGGACCAAATTGCAAATGTAGTGTACTATTCATTTATCGTATACGCATTACGAAGTTATGTTTAGACGCCCCTAATTTATAAGTCGCCCCTCATTTATTAGTCgcttttaatttattagttgcTCCTAATTAATTAGTCACCAAAacataatatttacatatactagtatataagagTCTTGAAATGATATGTTCATTCATCAATGTTTAAGTAATTATTATTAAGATAAATAAGCACTGTATCAATTTATTTCATCCGTGTA contains:
- the LOC139486215 gene encoding glucose dehydrogenase [FAD, quinone]-like — protein: MILLQPRSKGYLWLSGKSPFSSPFIDPRYLSHPEDIEDFVRGIRFMRLLEQTEAWKSIGATLVRHDVPGHCSEQIYDSDNYWRCIGRHFLSTAYHFVGTCRMGSVNDPSVVVDSRLRVIGIKNLRVADASVMRYLPSGHTNAPAMMIGEKAAEMIRRDRTHRYNILTRIDSIKYFMD